In Thermobaculum terrenum ATCC BAA-798, one genomic interval encodes:
- the cmr3 gene encoding type III-B CRISPR module-associated protein Cmr3 yields MSDTWLKLVPNDVLFFRGTEPFNAGETGYVRSQFPPSPTVIQGAIRTGLLEANGVSIKDYVSQYAQLQTEHPRLLELVGSPKHGFAASKSATLDLVGPFVAVGDEVLIPAPSDLARPKGTQSAGVVYVAPSDDTAFSDLGRIRLIRPVTKGNGQAVETVKNVWLRLNERTLRAYLTGQMLETGDLVELTVSYNRRTLEGGIDENARRRVHTEAKVGLALQEKSRTAVEGMLYYISPLRFGDDVSLLVGIRADLGELKLERPDFLALGGEGRFVSVQEGQPMYLSPPEEVRDMIDQTHRFKLTLLQPAIFAPESADVQESPDAWLPDGFSKVSQGSYDCWEGELGGIRCRLIGASISRYQEIGGWDIALKRASGTYRAVPAGSVYFFETEASGRDVLQALHDQKIGGFSQLGFGHCIIGGW; encoded by the coding sequence ATGAGTGATACCTGGCTTAAACTAGTGCCCAACGACGTGCTCTTCTTCAGAGGGACCGAGCCCTTCAACGCCGGCGAGACGGGGTACGTGCGTAGCCAGTTCCCGCCGTCGCCCACCGTGATACAGGGAGCCATACGCACAGGACTGCTCGAGGCCAACGGCGTCTCCATCAAAGACTACGTGAGTCAATATGCACAGCTGCAGACCGAGCACCCCAGGCTGTTGGAGCTGGTGGGATCACCAAAGCATGGCTTTGCAGCCTCTAAGTCGGCCACGCTTGACCTCGTGGGCCCATTCGTCGCCGTGGGGGATGAGGTACTGATCCCCGCCCCAAGCGACCTGGCACGCCCGAAGGGCACCCAGTCGGCTGGGGTGGTCTACGTGGCCCCGAGCGACGACACGGCATTCTCCGACCTGGGCAGGATCCGCCTCATTAGGCCGGTCACCAAGGGCAACGGACAGGCGGTCGAGACGGTCAAGAACGTCTGGCTTAGGCTGAACGAGCGCACCCTAAGGGCTTACCTCACTGGACAGATGCTGGAGACAGGTGACTTGGTGGAGCTCACGGTGAGCTACAACAGGCGCACCCTGGAGGGTGGGATAGACGAGAACGCTCGCAGGCGGGTGCACACGGAAGCCAAGGTGGGACTCGCCCTGCAGGAGAAGTCGCGCACCGCCGTCGAGGGGATGCTCTACTACATCAGTCCCCTGCGCTTCGGGGACGACGTCAGCCTCCTGGTGGGTATCAGGGCCGACTTGGGCGAATTAAAGTTAGAGCGGCCGGATTTCCTGGCGCTGGGCGGTGAGGGCAGGTTCGTGAGCGTACAAGAAGGTCAGCCCATGTACCTCTCACCTCCCGAGGAGGTCAGGGACATGATCGACCAAACCCACAGGTTCAAGCTCACCCTCCTGCAGCCCGCGATATTTGCTCCCGAGAGCGCCGATGTGCAGGAATCGCCGGACGCCTGGCTGCCTGATGGGTTCAGCAAGGTGAGCCAAGGCAGCTACGACTGCTGGGAGGGAGAGCTGGGAGGCATCCGCTGCAGGCTCATCGGGGCCAGCATCTCGAGGTACCAAGAGATAGGAGGGTGGGACATCGCCCTCAAGAGAGCCTCCGGAACCTACAGGGCGGTGCCCGCGGGGAGCGTGTACTTTTTCGAGACCGAGGCCAGCGGGAGGGATGTCCTGCAAGCGCTGCACGACCAGAAGATAGGCGGATTCTCACAACTAGGATTCGGACACTGCATCATAGGAGGATGGTAA
- the cmr4 gene encoding type III-B CRISPR module RAMP protein Cmr4 codes for MEKAIVTFYTVTAMHAGSGSTIGAIDLPIQREVHTNFPVIPGSSLKGALRQTATDKWGKNGKLTTVFGPETSEGDKHGGSVLVGEAKLLALPVRSIQSVFFWVTCPMILQRLVRDLKQLGIKDLHVPTVTDDNTALIPEDLDELRNSGGRLVLEDLDFATEKCDDLKALITLVAKNLVPENIGQHFMDKLQKHLVVVSDENMAYLSVNGTQVASRIVLDDATKTSKNLWQEETLPSETILWSFVIAREPRANGLDSAKEVMDAMREILGNDEPVQIGGNETVGNGWCFTKLYTGGNAQ; via the coding sequence ATGGAGAAGGCCATAGTCACTTTCTACACCGTCACCGCGATGCACGCGGGCTCGGGATCTACCATAGGCGCCATAGATCTACCGATCCAGCGGGAGGTGCACACCAACTTCCCGGTCATCCCGGGATCCAGCCTGAAGGGCGCCCTGCGCCAGACCGCCACCGATAAGTGGGGCAAGAACGGCAAGCTCACGACCGTCTTCGGCCCCGAGACCAGCGAGGGCGACAAGCATGGGGGGTCCGTCCTCGTCGGGGAGGCCAAGCTGCTGGCACTGCCGGTCAGGTCCATTCAGTCGGTCTTCTTCTGGGTAACCTGCCCGATGATCCTGCAGCGCCTCGTAAGAGACCTGAAGCAACTGGGCATCAAAGACCTCCATGTCCCCACAGTGACCGACGACAACACCGCCCTGATCCCCGAAGATCTTGATGAGCTACGGAACTCAGGGGGCAGGCTCGTGCTGGAGGATCTGGACTTCGCGACCGAAAAATGCGACGATCTCAAGGCTCTGATCACCTTGGTAGCCAAGAACCTGGTGCCCGAGAACATCGGGCAGCACTTCATGGACAAGCTCCAGAAGCATTTGGTAGTGGTGAGCGACGAGAACATGGCCTACCTCTCGGTCAACGGCACACAGGTGGCCTCGCGCATCGTGCTGGACGACGCCACCAAGACCAGCAAGAACCTGTGGCAGGAGGAGACCCTGCCTTCCGAGACGATCTTGTGGAGCTTCGTCATAGCGCGCGAACCTCGAGCTAACGGTCTTGATAGCGCCAAAGAAGTCATGGATGCTATGCGCGAGATCCTGGGGAACGATGAGCCCGTACAGATCGGAGGCAACGAGACCGTGGGCAACGGATGGTGCTTCACCAAGCTCTATACCGGAGGGAATGCACAATGA